The window AAGGCTGATTGTTCTCAGTCCACAACCGCATAATTACGTAGAATATCTAGCCGGACTTCATCAAGAAATCTGGGAAGGTGTGGACACGACTGCCTATCTTCAACAGGAGCGAGAAGCATGGCAGACC is drawn from Anaerolineae bacterium and contains these coding sequences:
- a CDS encoding AbrB/MazE/SpoVT family DNA-binding domain-containing protein gives rise to the protein MSEGVTVKVSNRYQIALPSAARKQLNIQAGDRLLVDIQERLIVLSPQPHNYVEYLAGLHQEIWEGVDTTAYLQQEREAWQT